CTGTGAAGCAAGAAGCATACGAGCAATCTGCCAACCCGCGTATTCAAGCGGAACTGAACTGGCTGACGAATGAGTATGAGAAACATAAGAATGAGCTAGAGATATTAAAGACAAAGGAAAGTGCAGCGAGTGAAGCGGTTGATCGGCTGACCATCACTTCTGATACAAAAGGAAGAGTAAGTGAAGTTAATAAAGCGCAAGTGCAGCAGTATACTAATGCCGAACAGAAAGCGCCTATTATAACGATTGCTGCAGCTGAAACTTTCATTACAGGTGTAGTGGATCAAGAGACGTATAAGCAATTGGCAAAGGGAATGGAGTTTGACTTTGAAATAGATGGAAAATCATTTAAAAGCAAGCTCACATCACTGACAAGAGCAGTCGATAACAACACTGCAAAATATTATTATAAAGCAGTTATAAATATCGACGAAGCCCATGTCGGTGATGTACTTACCTTTAAAATTTACCCAAATGATAAAGATCATATATGGCTACATAAAGATTATGTGAATAGAAAAAAGCATACATATTATGTTCAAAAGTGTTATGGGGATAAGGTGAACGAAGAGATTGTACATGTAAAGAAGCAGGCTGGTGAATATTATCTCATTACGAAAGGATTGTCGTCAGTCGATGAACTGAAGAAATATTGATATAAGAGATTGGGAAAATACCCCGGTCTCATTTTTTAATGTTTTCATAAATAAATGATTGTACACATTGAAATTTGGGTAATGATATTTAAGATATTAACGGCCTATGAGGAGGAAGACATATGAAATGGCAAGGTAGACAAGGGAGTTCTAATGTAGAAGATGCGAGAGGTTCTGGCGGCTTTTCAGGTGGTGGCAGCCCGATGGTTATCGGTGGCGGTGGTATGGGATGTTTAGGTATTATCGTCATGATTGTTATCGCATTGATGGGTGGAAACCCGATGGATTACATGGGTGGCGAAAGTCAATCTACGCAAACACAAAATCAGCAGCAAGATAATGGCAACAACGATGTTTTTGATACAGGAAACGTTAAGACAGATGCAGGAAATGATGGCGCTGCGACGGAACAATCTTTAGACGACCGTGGACAGTTTGCATCAGTCGTACTGAAAGATACTGAAGATGTATGGCACAAAATATTCCAGGATTATGATAAATCTTATACTGAACCGAGAATGGTATTGTATTCAGATGCAGTGCGTTCAGGATGTGGACAGGCAAGTTCTCAGATGGGACCATTCTATTGTCCAGTCGATCAGAAGATTTATATCGATCTATCATTCATGGATGAACTGGATCAGAAGTTTGATGCACCTGGAGACTTCGCGATGGCTTACGTTATAGCACACGAAGTTGGGCATCACGTACAGAATGAACTCGGTATCTTACCGAAATTTCACCAGTTAAGAAACCAATTATCTGAAACTGAGTACAACAAATATTCTGTAGCTGTTGAGCTGCAGGCAGACTATTTTGCAGGAGTATATGCAAAGCATGCTCAAGAAATGGGTTATACAGATGATGGAGATTTAGAAGAAGCAATTAAAGCAGCTCATGCGGTTGGAGATGACACGATCCAGGATAATGCATTAGGACGTGCAAATCCAGATACATTTACACATGGATCTAGTGCAGAACGTATGGACTGGTTTAAGCGTGGTTATGAAGCAGGGGACTTTAGTCAAGGAAATACGTTTAAAGCAAGAGGTTTAGACTTTTAAATAGTAGAAAATGAGATATACTCTTTAATAAGGGTATATCTCATTTTGATATGAGCCTATTAACGTAAAGGATGATGGATTGTGAAACTAAAGAGGCCGAATATTTCCTGGATAGCGCTCCTGTTTGTACTATCTGTAGTTTTAATTTCTGGATCAGCCTTTATATTGTTGGTCTTCTTCGGAATGTATGGACTCAGTAGATTACTTATTTATTTCCATCTTGCAGAATTTACATATAATGAAAGCGTGATGGATAACAGCTTTTATTATGGATCGTATTTAATTATCGGCTATGTGCTCTTGTTTATTATTGAATACATTATGGACGAATTAAAGCGTATGCTTCCAGAGAATAAGTTTTTTCATGGCTGGTATTTTCATATCATAACCGTGAGCATCTCTACGCTCGTTTTTTATTTCGGTGTGCATATTAATTATCAGCATATTAGAATAAACTTTCTTGTCATACTGGCGATTATTAGTGCGTTATACTATTTAACAGAACTCTTCTATCCTGATAGTGTCGATTTGAATAATAAAGAAGATTAATGATATAAAAAAGACGCTTGGAAACAAAATCCGTTTCTAGGCGTCTTTTCATGATTTTACGCGTGTCTAAACGCTCGTGTCACGAGCTATTGACGGCGTTCCACGAGCAGACACTTCGGTAAAATCAAAAAGCCCCCAGAAACAAAATCCGTTTCTAGGCGTCTTTTCATGATTTTACGCGTGTCTAAACGCTCGTGTCACGACCTTATTCTTCTTCGCAGTAAACTGATACGCTTCCTGGGTTAACTTTGAAGAGACCGTTTCCTTCTTCATCAATAGTGATTTTATCTTCTCTCGTATTTGTGTAATCATACCAGACTTCACCAGCGCGTTCTTTACCGACAAACATCTGTTTTTCTGCTTCTTCTTCACTTGAATTGATAATTACAGCACAACCTGTCTTATTGCCATTTCCGCGTCTGACAAATCCGATGACATTCGGATGATCGAAGTAATCGTCTTGTTCTCCATATGCTTTATTTTGTCTAATATAAAGTAATGGATCGATTGCAAGCTGTTTTCCCTCGACTGGCTGATCTCCGCCGATACCATAATAATCACCATAGAATATACATGGATAGCCATCTTCACGTAATAATATTAATGCATAAGCGCTTTGTTTGAACCAGTCTTTAACGAAGGACTCCAATGCTTCACCTGGCTGAGAGTCATGGTTATCAACAAATGTGACTGCAAGTTCAGGGTGCTCTGCAACGATCGTATCATCGAATAGTGTACGTAAATCATAGGCACTGCCTGCTTCAGAAGCGGCTTTGAAGTTGAAGTGCAGTTTAACATCGAATAGATCAGTGTTGTAATCCGCCTCTTCAAGAAACTTCTGATTCTTACCAAGGTCTGCGTTCCAATACTCACCCAGGAAATAGAAGTCTTCACCGGCATGTTCACGCATCGCGTCACTGAAATCTTTAATAAAGTAGCTTTCGATATGTTTCACAGCATCCATACGCATGCCGTCTATTCCTAATGTATCGATGAGCCATTTTCCCCATTCGATTGTATGCTCCCTTACATCTGGATGTTTATAATCGATATTTGTAAACATTAAGTAATCAAAGTTGCCTTTCTCATCATCTACGAATTCATTCCAGTCTTTATTTTCGCCTAATATTTTAAAGATACCGCTGCGTCCTGTTTTGTGATCGTAGTCAGTACCGTTAAAGTGTGTATGGTTCCATTTAAAATCGCTGTATTTGTTGTTACGACCCGGGAATTCAAATTTTGTGTAGGCATCGATTTCGAAAGGTTCTGAGATAACATGGTTACGATCATTTGGATCAACTTCTACGACTTTGATTGTTTCTGCTTCATCTGCGCCAGCTTTGTGATTGAGGACAATATCTGCATAAACTTTTATATCGTTATCATGACAAGCTTTAATTGCGTCTAACAGTTCTTCTTTCGTCCCGTATTTTGTTCGCACTTGTCCTTTTTGGTCGAATTCCCCAAGATCATATAGGTCATAGATGCTATAACCTGTATTCATTACGTGGTCTGCTTTGCATGCAGGTGGTAGCCATATGGCATCGATTCCTTTTTCTTTTAGCTTCGGTGCATCTTCTTTCAGACGTTTCCAGTGCGCACCATCTCCATTAGCATGCCATTCGAAATATTGCATCATCGTATAATTTTTTGTCATGTGATTCTCCTTATTCATTCAGTAATGATTTATCTATGTTATACCCATAAAATCACGAATACATCATAACTATAACATTTATAGTAATTTCTTTTATACAAAGCGGATTCTTTTTGTTAAACTAAAACTATTAGAAGATGAAGGGGCGTTTAAATTGTTAACTAAAGAACAAGTAATAGAAATTATCGGACAATTAGAAGATCCAGTAGTAAATGTACCGCTCTCTGAAACAGAGGGTATTAAAGAAGTTAGTATTAAAGAAGAGAAAGAACATGTATCGGTTAAAGTGATGATCGCTAAGCTTGGAGGTCAGGCTCAACTTGATCTTCAGATGCAGATCGTAGAGAAGCTGAAAGAGAACGGCGCGAAAACAGTGGGGATTCGTTTTGAAGAGATGGATGAGTCGATGCTAGAGCAGTTTCGCGGAGTTTCCACTTCGGAAATTGAAAAGTTAGTCGATCCAAATAATAAGGTGACGTTCATCTCTATCGCTTCAGGTAAAGGTGGCGTTGGTAAATCAACAGTGTCTGTGAACCTTGCTGTTGCACTTGCACGTTTAGGTAAACGTGTAGGATTAGTTGATGCTGATATTTATGGTTTCAGTGTACCGGATATGATGGGGATTTCAGAACGACCAGAAATTGACGGCGAACGTATCGTTCCTGTATCGCGTTTTGGAGTAAAGGTGATTTCGATGGCATTTTTCGTTGAAGAGAATACACCTGTTATTTGGCGTGGACCGATGCTCGGGAAGATGATCAATAACTTCTTCAATGAAGTGAACTGGGGAGATCTGGACTATATTCTATTAGATTTACCACCAGGTACAGGTGATGTGGCGCTTGATGTACATACAATGTTACCGAAGAGTAAAGAAATCATTGTTACAACACCGCATCCGACAGCTGCCTTTGTTGCATCAAGAGCTGGAGCAATGGCACTGCATACGGATCATGAAATTCTTGGTGTAGTAGAGAATATGAGTTATTTCGAAAGTAAAGAGACAGGAAATAAAGAGTATGTATTTGGTTCTGGTGGCGGACAGAAGTTAGCTGAAGAACTTAATACAGAGTTGCTCGGACAATTACCTTTAGCACAGCCAGATTGGAATCATGAAGATTTCGCACCATCTGTATATCAAGAAGATCACCCGCTTGGTGTCATCTATATGCAAATGGCTCAAAAGGTCATCGACAAAACAAAATAATATAAAGAGGTATTGAGCGTGACATTAAAAAACTTAGGAAAATTTTACGGCATCACGTTACTTATAGGACTTGTTGTCACAGTAATCGTCAGCCTTATATTTGGATATGATAAATTAACAGTTTATCTTGTTAAAGGTGAGCTGGGTGAATTCCTGGCAGCACTCATATGGTTTATGGGATATGGCTTACTTATTGCGTCTATTAGTCAGCTGGCATTCTTTGCTTATTTATTTATCCATCAGATGGGACAAGGGATATTCAAAGGTGGATGGAATGCGATTCAAGTTGTGATTATTTTATTCGCGATTGTCGACCTTGTTTATTTCAGATACTTACGTTTCGGACAAAAAGATGGAGATATTATTAAATTCATCTGGATTCCAATATTGATTGTTATCTTCGGTATTGCTGTGAGTCTATATAAAAACAAGCTGACAGGAAAGAATGTCTTCATTCCTGCGATGTTCTTTATGGTGGTTATGACTACAGTAGAACTGATACCATTTCTGAAGGTTAAGGATATGATGTGGCTTTACTGCACTATCTTTGCTCTGCTTTTATGTAATGCGTTTCAGTTGTTGTCATTGCCGAAATATAATAAAGCATCTTATGAAGAACGTAAGGCACGCAAGATTGCAAACGGCACTTGGGTAGAAGAAACGCCAGAGGTATATAAGAAGAATGTGAAGCACACGCAAGTTGTGACGAATAAGAAAAAGCGAAAAAAGAAGTAATGATATGACCTGGCTCATTGGAGTTAGGTCATTTGTCATTAAGAAATGAGGCGGAAATGAAAAGAGGGTTAATAAGTGCACTTGTCATTATCATGTTTATGAGTGCTATTGAAACATCGATCGTATCACTCGCAACCCCTGCAATAGGTAAAGATCTAGGTGTAAAAGAGTCGCTCGCATTAATTTTTACCAGCTATATGATTGCCATTGTAGTGATTACACCGCTTGTCGGGGAAATTATGAAACGCATCGGTTCTAAGTATACGATGATATTCGGTATTATCGTATTTATCGTAGGAAGTATGTTATCTGGAGCATCATTTACGTTTCCGATGCTCGTTGTATCACGTCTTATTCAAGGACTTGGTGCAGGAATCATGATGACGATGGGAAGTATTATTCCAAAAATCGCATTTGAAATACCGTATCGCTATAAAGTGATGGGTATTGTCGGAAGTGTATGGGGCATTTCAAGTATCGTAGGACCACTTTTAGGCGGATTGGTATTAACATATTTAAAGTGGAGCTTTTTATTTTACATTAATGTTCCTGTAGCAGTAGCTGCAATTGTTCTCGTATTGAAGTTCTTTAAATTTGATGAGCAGCCATCAAAGACGAAGCTTGACATTAAAGGGTTATTACTTTTCTATGCATTTTTGATCTTTTTAATAATTAGCTTCACTATAGGCGGACTACTTGGTGCTGCGGCATATATAATAGCAATTATATTACTCGTTCTATTTGTTAAGTTTGAACTAAAGGTGCAATCACCCTTTATACCAATTCGATCCTTCAATAAAAAGATAGGTATAACGATGGGAACAGATATGGTATATGCAATGCTATTGATGGGAACCAATATATTCTTACCGTTTTATTTACAGACAGAGAAGGGACTATCCCCTTTACTTAGTGGTTTAACGACATTCTCGATATCAGTGTTCTGGCTGACGTCAACATTTATATTGAAACGTGTCGAACAACGCTTTACAGTAAAGCAAGTCTATCAATTAAGCTTCTTCTATATGATGCTTGGTGCAGCGATTATCCTGTTTACTGAAAGTGTTATCGCAGTGACAATAGGATGTATATTCTTAGGATTGAGCTACGGTACTGTATTTACGAAGAATGTCGTTACCATTCAAGAAAGTGCAGCACCTCATGAACTCGGCAGTATGATGAGTGCTTACAGCTTACTTAAGTTTATCGGCTCAACTACTGGATCTGTGGTTATGTCATTTGTCTATTACAGTAATGTATTACATAACATTCATAACAATATGGCGGTAATGGTCATCATTGCACTTGTACTTATCGTTATTTATCAGTTCTTATATCGAGAAAAGACTGTTTAGTAAATATGTATTAAAGTGCTTTGCCTGAACGACACCTCGAATACAGAAAAGAACATTTTCTGTATTCGAGGTGTGTTATTTTTAGGCATTCCTGCATCGTGTTAATTTATTAATTATGCGATTGAAGGTATCGTTATATCAACAATTAACTTTATATATAAAAAAATGATAAAAATATCAAATAAAGTGTTGACTTAAATATAGCAACTTGTTAAGATATAAAAGTCGCAAAAATAAGTGACGCCAACGAATAAACGTTTGAAAAACAAAATTGAAAAAGTGTAAAAAATGCTATTGAAATTATGTTCTCAAACATTTAATATTAATTGAGTAAGAACGGCGCACAAAACATTTCGAACAAGGAAGTGTGAGTGTAAAACTTCTTCAAATTAAAACTTGCAAACAAGAATAAAACGTGTTAAACTTTTATCTTGTAGCAACAAAAATGAACATTGAAAACTGAATGACAATATGTCAACGTTAATTCCAATAATTTGAGTGATTAAGTTCACTCCCAAGAGTGATTGCCTCAAGCAATCAAAGAGCTTTATCAAGCAATCTATTATGGAGAGTTTGATCCTGGCTCAGGATGAACGCTGGCGGCGTGCCTAATACATGCAAGTCGAGCGAACAGACGAGAGTGCTTGCACTCTCTGACGTTAGCGGCGGACGGGTGAGTAACACGTGGGTAACCTACCTATAAGACTGGGATAACTTCGGGAAACCGGAGCTAATACCGGATAATATTTAGCTTCGCATGAAGCAATAGTGAAAGACGGTTCTGCTGTCACTTATAGATGGACCCGCGGTGTATTAGCTAGTTGGTGAGGTAACGGCTCACCAAGGCAACGATACATAGCCGACCTGAGAGGGTGATCGGCCACACTGGGACTGAGACACGGCCCAGACTCCTACGGGAGGCAGCAGTAGGGAATCTTCCGCAATGGACGAAAGTCTGACGGAGCAACGCCGCGTGAGTGAAGAAGGTTTTCGGATCGTAAAACTCTGTTGTAAGGGAAGAACAAGTACGTTAGTAACTGAACGTACCTTGACGGTACCTTACCAGAAAGCCACGGCTAACTACGTGCCAGCAGCCGCGGTAATACGTAGGTGGCAAGCGTTATCCGGAATTATTGGGCGTAAAGCGCGCGTAGGCGGTCTCTTAAGTCTGATGTGAAAGCCCCCGGCTCAACCGGGGAGGGTCATTGGAAACTGGGAGACTTGAGTGCAGAAGAGGAGAGTGGAATTCCATGTGTAGCGGTGAAATGCGCAGAGATATGGAGGAACACCAGTGGCGAAGGCGGCTCTCTGGTCTGTAACTGACGCTGAGGTGCGAAAGCGTGGGGATCAAACAGGATTAGATACCCTGGTAGTCCACGCCGTAAACGATGAGTGCTAAGTGTTGGGGGGTTTCCGCCCCTCAGTGCTGCAGCTAACGCATTAAGCACTCCGCCTGGGGAGTACGGTCGCAAGACTGAAACTCAAAGGAATTGACGGGGACCCGCACAAGCGGTGGAGCATGTGGTTTAATTCGAAGCAACGCGAAGAACCTTACCAAATCTTGACATCCTTTGACAACTCTAGAGATAGAGCTTTCCCCTTCGGGGGACAAAGTGACAGGTGGTGCATGGTTGTCGTCAGCTCGTGTCGTGAGATGTTGGGTTAAGTCCCGCAACGAGCGCAACCCTTATCTTTAGTTGCCATCATTAAGTTGGGCACTCTAGAGAGACTGCCGGTGATAAACCGGAGGAAGGTGGGGATGACGTCAAATCATCATGCCCCTTATGATTTGGGCTACACACGTGCTACAATGGATGGTACAAAGGGCAGCAAAACCGCGAGGTCAAGCAAATCCCATAAAACCATTCTCAGTTCGGATTGTAGTCTGCAACTCGACTACATGAAGCTGGAATCGCTAGTAATCGTAGATCAGCATGCTACGGTGAATACGTTCCCGGGTCTTGTACACACCGCCCGTCACACCACGAGAGTTTGTAACACCCGAAGCCGGTGGAGTAACCTTTTAGGAGCTAGCCGTCGAAGGTGGGACAGATGATTGGGGTGAAGTCGTAACAAGGTAGCCGTATCGGAAGGTGCGGCTGGATCACCTCCTTTCTAAGGATAATTACGGAAACAGACCATCAGGTCTGTAGGAATTGACATTGACATATTGTATTCAGTTTTGAATGTTTATAGATTATAATGGGCCTATAGCTCAGCTGGTTAGAGCGCACGCCTGATAAGCGTGAGGTCGATGGTTCGAGTCCATTTAGGCCCACCATTATAAATATTCTACAATTTAATTACCTTTATGGGGGCTTAGCTCAGCTGGGAGAGCGCCTGCTTTGCACGCAGGAGGTCAGCGGTTCGATCCCGCTAGTCTCCACCATTATTTATTGTACTTTGAAAACTAGATAAAGTAAGAAGATATAAAGATTTTACCAAGCAAAACCGAGTGAGTTCATATTTGAATTCTTGAAAAAATCGCGCGTCTGCATTTATGCAGACATCACAATATTAATAACAGATTAAGTTATTAAGGGCGCACGGTGGATGCCTTGGCACTAGGAGCCGAAGAAGGACGTTACTAACGACGATATGCTTTGGGGAGCTGTAAGTAAGCTTTGATCCAGAGATTTCCGAATGGGGAAACCCAGCATGAGTTATGTCATGTTATCCATATGTGAATACATAGCATATGAGAAGGCACACCCGGAGAACTGAAACATCTAAGTACCCGGAGGAAGAGAAAGAAAATTCGATTCCCTTAGTAGCGGCGAGCGAAACGGGAAGA
Above is a window of Macrococcoides canis DNA encoding:
- a CDS encoding efflux RND transporter periplasmic adaptor subunit, giving the protein MKRRWLLPVVLSSIIVVLLIATVYAFLNRQQETLFIDEYMKQHYLTVKGTIEQTRTPYFQRGNQTQSVILHVKQGDKVIKGQALFSYEDKSITANEKELSLKIDNQLIALNQIEGQLAVKQEAYEQSANPRIQAELNWLTNEYEKHKNELEILKTKESAASEAVDRLTITSDTKGRVSEVNKAQVQQYTNAEQKAPIITIAAAETFITGVVDQETYKQLAKGMEFDFEIDGKSFKSKLTSLTRAVDNNTAKYYYKAVINIDEAHVGDVLTFKIYPNDKDHIWLHKDYVNRKKHTYYVQKCYGDKVNEEIVHVKKQAGEYYLITKGLSSVDELKKY
- the ypfJ gene encoding KPN_02809 family neutral zinc metallopeptidase — translated: MKWQGRQGSSNVEDARGSGGFSGGGSPMVIGGGGMGCLGIIVMIVIALMGGNPMDYMGGESQSTQTQNQQQDNGNNDVFDTGNVKTDAGNDGAATEQSLDDRGQFASVVLKDTEDVWHKIFQDYDKSYTEPRMVLYSDAVRSGCGQASSQMGPFYCPVDQKIYIDLSFMDELDQKFDAPGDFAMAYVIAHEVGHHVQNELGILPKFHQLRNQLSETEYNKYSVAVELQADYFAGVYAKHAQEMGYTDDGDLEEAIKAAHAVGDDTIQDNALGRANPDTFTHGSSAERMDWFKRGYEAGDFSQGNTFKARGLDF
- a CDS encoding SepA family multidrug efflux transporter — protein: MKLKRPNISWIALLFVLSVVLISGSAFILLVFFGMYGLSRLLIYFHLAEFTYNESVMDNSFYYGSYLIIGYVLLFIIEYIMDELKRMLPENKFFHGWYFHIITVSISTLVFYFGVHINYQHIRINFLVILAIISALYYLTELFYPDSVDLNNKED
- a CDS encoding alpha-amylase, which codes for MTKNYTMMQYFEWHANGDGAHWKRLKEDAPKLKEKGIDAIWLPPACKADHVMNTGYSIYDLYDLGEFDQKGQVRTKYGTKEELLDAIKACHDNDIKVYADIVLNHKAGADEAETIKVVEVDPNDRNHVISEPFEIDAYTKFEFPGRNNKYSDFKWNHTHFNGTDYDHKTGRSGIFKILGENKDWNEFVDDEKGNFDYLMFTNIDYKHPDVREHTIEWGKWLIDTLGIDGMRMDAVKHIESYFIKDFSDAMREHAGEDFYFLGEYWNADLGKNQKFLEEADYNTDLFDVKLHFNFKAASEAGSAYDLRTLFDDTIVAEHPELAVTFVDNHDSQPGEALESFVKDWFKQSAYALILLREDGYPCIFYGDYYGIGGDQPVEGKQLAIDPLLYIRQNKAYGEQDDYFDHPNVIGFVRRGNGNKTGCAVIINSSEEEAEKQMFVGKERAGEVWYDYTNTREDKITIDEEGNGLFKVNPGSVSVYCEEE
- a CDS encoding Mrp/NBP35 family ATP-binding protein; this translates as MLTKEQVIEIIGQLEDPVVNVPLSETEGIKEVSIKEEKEHVSVKVMIAKLGGQAQLDLQMQIVEKLKENGAKTVGIRFEEMDESMLEQFRGVSTSEIEKLVDPNNKVTFISIASGKGGVGKSTVSVNLAVALARLGKRVGLVDADIYGFSVPDMMGISERPEIDGERIVPVSRFGVKVISMAFFVEENTPVIWRGPMLGKMINNFFNEVNWGDLDYILLDLPPGTGDVALDVHTMLPKSKEIIVTTPHPTAAFVASRAGAMALHTDHEILGVVENMSYFESKETGNKEYVFGSGGGQKLAEELNTELLGQLPLAQPDWNHEDFAPSVYQEDHPLGVIYMQMAQKVIDKTK
- a CDS encoding KinB-signaling pathway activation protein — translated: MTLKNLGKFYGITLLIGLVVTVIVSLIFGYDKLTVYLVKGELGEFLAALIWFMGYGLLIASISQLAFFAYLFIHQMGQGIFKGGWNAIQVVIILFAIVDLVYFRYLRFGQKDGDIIKFIWIPILIVIFGIAVSLYKNKLTGKNVFIPAMFFMVVMTTVELIPFLKVKDMMWLYCTIFALLLCNAFQLLSLPKYNKASYEERKARKIANGTWVEETPEVYKKNVKHTQVVTNKKKRKKK
- a CDS encoding MFS transporter — encoded protein: MKRGLISALVIIMFMSAIETSIVSLATPAIGKDLGVKESLALIFTSYMIAIVVITPLVGEIMKRIGSKYTMIFGIIVFIVGSMLSGASFTFPMLVVSRLIQGLGAGIMMTMGSIIPKIAFEIPYRYKVMGIVGSVWGISSIVGPLLGGLVLTYLKWSFLFYINVPVAVAAIVLVLKFFKFDEQPSKTKLDIKGLLLFYAFLIFLIISFTIGGLLGAAAYIIAIILLVLFVKFELKVQSPFIPIRSFNKKIGITMGTDMVYAMLLMGTNIFLPFYLQTEKGLSPLLSGLTTFSISVFWLTSTFILKRVEQRFTVKQVYQLSFFYMMLGAAIILFTESVIAVTIGCIFLGLSYGTVFTKNVVTIQESAAPHELGSMMSAYSLLKFIGSTTGSVVMSFVYYSNVLHNIHNNMAVMVIIALVLIVIYQFLYREKTV